A stretch of the Argentina anserina chromosome 6, drPotAnse1.1, whole genome shotgun sequence genome encodes the following:
- the LOC126798836 gene encoding uncharacterized protein LOC126798836 isoform X2, whose protein sequence is MGAGRKTEPFTMAPKPDLAAYTAPARKLRTDHLGGVIFGCKINTMMECLSKQLFGLPGAHYIYVKNISPGLPLFLFNYTDRKLHGIYEAASYGQMNIDPYGWTTDGSVRTQYPAQVQIRVRLQCQPLLESQFKPIIADNYYSPHKFWFELDHVQTNKLMSLLASCAIAPGTPIQQKIPNRKTNLPMQPSCKTTVEAQWFKPLTSGATTLVGNYMSDVKEAEQEEQQLICMKLKELSLQCDLNSQCQNVPLSIDFKDSAIVDATLVAVNWNPTGPLGLGDMRVAKSHSWSEKSGGSASSLSALSPRSSSDQSRIDKLVQEVEELKAFRNEQSKMIGNLEHKLDLAEFEIKQLKDAMKLESESTRSPAHVDEKQAVSDVQLKDGGKLESKSVLITQEKDIVSCDMLDLDPKESIYLFGGYDGKSWLLSWDSYYPSQDVIKSLGPMISVRAYASVAKLDGDIYVIGGGDGAVWYDTVESYCPADNQWKVCPSLREKKGSLATATANNKIFAMGGGNGFECFSDVEMLDIDVGRWIRTQSMLEKRFSVAAAELNGVLYATGGFDGKDYLKSVDRFDPREHSWKKAPCMTLERGSHSLVALNGKL, encoded by the exons ATGGGAGCTGGAAGGAAGACAGAACCCTTTACTATGGCTCCTAAACCAGACCTGGCAGCTTACACTGCACCTGCAAGAAAATTGAGAACTGATCACCTTGGGGGAGTTATCTTTGGTTGCAAGATCAACACAATGATGGAGTGTCTATCTAAACAACTCTTTG GTTTACCGGGTGCacactatatatatgtgaagAATATTAGTCCTGGCTTGCCACTATTTCTCTTCAACTATACTGATAGGAAACTTCATGGAATTTATGAGGCTGCTAGCTATGGGCAAATGAATATTGATCCATATGGTTGGACAACTGATGGATCAGTGAGAACACAATATCCTGCACAG GTTCAGATTCGTGTCCGGCTGCAGTGCCAACCACTGCTTGAAAGTCAGTTTAAACCGATTATTGCAGACAATTACTACAGTCCACataaattctggtttgagcTTGATCATGTTCAGACAAACAAGCTGATGTCTTTATTAGCATCTTGTGCGATTGCTCCAGGTACTCCTATACAGCAGAAAATACCAAACAGGAAGACCAATCTTCCAATGCAACCGTCATGTAAGACAACAGTGGAAGCTCAGTGGTTTAAACCACTTACTTCAGGGGCTACAACGCTAGTTGGAAACTACATGTCAGATGTGAAAGAGGCTGAACAAGAAGAGCAGCAGCTCATATGCATGAAACTGAAAGAGTTGTCTCTTCAATGTGATCTCAACAGTCAATGTCAAAACGTGCCTTTGTCGATAGATTTTAAAGATAGTGCTATTGTTGATGCAACGCTGGTAGCAGTCAATTGGAATCCAACCGGACCATTGGGTTTAGGGGATATGAGGGTAGCGAAGTCTCATTCCTGGTCTGAGAAGAGTGGAGGGAGTGCTTCCTCATTGTCTGCGCTGAGTCCTCGATCCTCATCTGATCAGTCACGGATTGATAAG TTGGTTCAAGAGGTAGAAGAGCTAAAGGCTTTCAGGAATGAACAGAGCAAGATGATTGGCAATTTGGAGCATAAGCTG GACCTGGCAGAGTTTGAAATCAAACAGTTAAAAGATGCTATGAAGTTGGAATCTGAGTCTACACGATCCCCTGCACATGTTGATGAAAAGCAGGCTGTGTCTGATGTTCAGTTAAAAGACGGTGGGAAGTTGGAATCCAAGTCTGTACTCATCACACAAGAGAAGGATATTGTATCGTGTGATATGCTGGATTTGGATCCTAAGGAGTCAATATATCTATTCGGAGGATATGATGGTAAATCATGGTTATTGTCGTGGGATTCTTATTATCCTTCTCAAGATGTGATAAAATCTCTCGGACCAATGATCTCAGTTCGTGCATATGCTTCTGTTGCCAAACTAGATGGTGATATTTATGTGATTGGAGGTGGTGATGGTGCTGTGTGGTACGATACAG TTGAATCATACTGCCCTGCTGACAACCAATGGAAAGTTTGCCCTTCTTTAAGAGAGAAAAAGGGGAGCTTAGCTACAGCTACCGCAAACAACAAAATCTTTGCAATGGGTGGAGGCAATGGATTTGAATGCTTTTCTGATGTTGAGATGCTAGATATTGATGTTGGTCGATGGATCCGTACGCAGTCGATGCTAGAAAAG AGATTTTCTGTTGCCGCAGCAGAATTGAACGGGGTACTGTATGCTACTGGAGGCTTTGATGGAAAGGATTATTTGAA GTCGGTTGATAGGTTTGATCCAAGGGAGCATAGCTGGAAGAAAGCTCCTTGCATGACATTAGAAAGGGGTTCCCATTCATTGGTTGCATTGAATGGAAAATT ATAA
- the LOC126798836 gene encoding uncharacterized protein LOC126798836 isoform X1, which translates to MGAGRKTEPFTMAPKPDLAAYTAPARKLRTDHLGGVIFGCKINTMMECLSKQLFGLPGAHYIYVKNISPGLPLFLFNYTDRKLHGIYEAASYGQMNIDPYGWTTDGSVRTQYPAQVQIRVRLQCQPLLESQFKPIIADNYYSPHKFWFELDHVQTNKLMSLLASCAIAPGTPIQQKIPNRKTNLPMQPSCKTTVEAQWFKPLTSGATTLVGNYMSDVKEAEQEEQQLICMKLKELSLQCDLNSQCQNVPLSIDFKDSAIVDATLVAVNWNPTGPLGLGDMRVAKSHSWSEKSGGSASSLSALSPRSSSDQSRIDKLVQEVEELKAFRNEQSKMIGNLEHKLDLAEFEIKQLKDAMKLESESTRSPAHVDEKQAVSDVQLKDGGKLESKSVLITQEKDIVSCDMLDLDPKESIYLFGGYDGKSWLLSWDSYYPSQDVIKSLGPMISVRAYASVAKLDGDIYVIGGGDGAVWYDTVESYCPADNQWKVCPSLREKKGSLATATANNKIFAMGGGNGFECFSDVEMLDIDVGRWIRTQSMLEKRFSVAAAELNGVLYATGGFDGKDYLKSVDRFDPREHSWKKAPCMTLERGSHSLVALNGKLYALGGYDGDSMVSSIEIFDPRLESWMPGEPMNHARGYAAAAVVNDAIYVIGGVKEDTMIAETVECYREGQGWREMNGLTSKRCFLSAIAHSD; encoded by the exons ATGGGAGCTGGAAGGAAGACAGAACCCTTTACTATGGCTCCTAAACCAGACCTGGCAGCTTACACTGCACCTGCAAGAAAATTGAGAACTGATCACCTTGGGGGAGTTATCTTTGGTTGCAAGATCAACACAATGATGGAGTGTCTATCTAAACAACTCTTTG GTTTACCGGGTGCacactatatatatgtgaagAATATTAGTCCTGGCTTGCCACTATTTCTCTTCAACTATACTGATAGGAAACTTCATGGAATTTATGAGGCTGCTAGCTATGGGCAAATGAATATTGATCCATATGGTTGGACAACTGATGGATCAGTGAGAACACAATATCCTGCACAG GTTCAGATTCGTGTCCGGCTGCAGTGCCAACCACTGCTTGAAAGTCAGTTTAAACCGATTATTGCAGACAATTACTACAGTCCACataaattctggtttgagcTTGATCATGTTCAGACAAACAAGCTGATGTCTTTATTAGCATCTTGTGCGATTGCTCCAGGTACTCCTATACAGCAGAAAATACCAAACAGGAAGACCAATCTTCCAATGCAACCGTCATGTAAGACAACAGTGGAAGCTCAGTGGTTTAAACCACTTACTTCAGGGGCTACAACGCTAGTTGGAAACTACATGTCAGATGTGAAAGAGGCTGAACAAGAAGAGCAGCAGCTCATATGCATGAAACTGAAAGAGTTGTCTCTTCAATGTGATCTCAACAGTCAATGTCAAAACGTGCCTTTGTCGATAGATTTTAAAGATAGTGCTATTGTTGATGCAACGCTGGTAGCAGTCAATTGGAATCCAACCGGACCATTGGGTTTAGGGGATATGAGGGTAGCGAAGTCTCATTCCTGGTCTGAGAAGAGTGGAGGGAGTGCTTCCTCATTGTCTGCGCTGAGTCCTCGATCCTCATCTGATCAGTCACGGATTGATAAG TTGGTTCAAGAGGTAGAAGAGCTAAAGGCTTTCAGGAATGAACAGAGCAAGATGATTGGCAATTTGGAGCATAAGCTG GACCTGGCAGAGTTTGAAATCAAACAGTTAAAAGATGCTATGAAGTTGGAATCTGAGTCTACACGATCCCCTGCACATGTTGATGAAAAGCAGGCTGTGTCTGATGTTCAGTTAAAAGACGGTGGGAAGTTGGAATCCAAGTCTGTACTCATCACACAAGAGAAGGATATTGTATCGTGTGATATGCTGGATTTGGATCCTAAGGAGTCAATATATCTATTCGGAGGATATGATGGTAAATCATGGTTATTGTCGTGGGATTCTTATTATCCTTCTCAAGATGTGATAAAATCTCTCGGACCAATGATCTCAGTTCGTGCATATGCTTCTGTTGCCAAACTAGATGGTGATATTTATGTGATTGGAGGTGGTGATGGTGCTGTGTGGTACGATACAG TTGAATCATACTGCCCTGCTGACAACCAATGGAAAGTTTGCCCTTCTTTAAGAGAGAAAAAGGGGAGCTTAGCTACAGCTACCGCAAACAACAAAATCTTTGCAATGGGTGGAGGCAATGGATTTGAATGCTTTTCTGATGTTGAGATGCTAGATATTGATGTTGGTCGATGGATCCGTACGCAGTCGATGCTAGAAAAG AGATTTTCTGTTGCCGCAGCAGAATTGAACGGGGTACTGTATGCTACTGGAGGCTTTGATGGAAAGGATTATTTGAA GTCGGTTGATAGGTTTGATCCAAGGGAGCATAGCTGGAAGAAAGCTCCTTGCATGACATTAGAAAGGGGTTCCCATTCATTGGTTGCATTGAATGGAAAATT GTATGCTCTGGGTGGTTATGATGGAGATTCTATGGTGTCGAGTATAGAAATTTTTGACCCACGCCTCGAGTCATGGATGCCTGGGGAACCAATGAACCACGCTAGAGGATATGCAGCTGCGGCTGTTGTCAATGATGCCATCTATGTAATTGGAGGAGTGAAAGAGGATACCATGATTGCAGAGACT GTTGAGTGCTACAGGGAGGGCCAAGGTTGGCGAGAAATGAATGGGTTGACTAGCAAAAGGTGCTTCCTATCGGCCATTGCTCACTCAGACTGA
- the LOC126797893 gene encoding uncharacterized protein LOC126797893, translating to MEPGSPKPGFLKNVLVRCFLFGLVIVLFRFAYVITVTGESCEVGNFCFLKENVNLVITSTGVGASATASGAVSTRAKRLSDFYTSKEWIKAVHFYSGVFQDLISQGFLSRKSRALCVETPTGQEVHALKETGVKNAVGIFKKASRPLVVPGEAHRMPFADESFDFVFSGYGRLEKSPKAAQFAAEIVRTLKPEGFAVVHIGAKDTYSFHSFIDLFNCCKLVTSRDIDGFNSSMPHIREMVLKKECDASTPVSNAGNKCSVPEHKLELVRKAEPIIQIEPLKPWITLKKNIQNVKYLPSIVDISFKRRYAYVDVGARSYGSSIGSWFKKQYPKQNKTFEVFAIEADKTFHEQYKVKKGVTLLPYAAWVRNETLSFEINGDPGEEVKEKGRGMGRIQPVQSEKEAGFDGQEVDRIQGFDFADWVKNTFTEKDFVVMKMDVEGTEFDLIPRLFETGAICLIDELFLECHYNRWQRTRPGERSAKYEKTYGQCLDLFTSLRQSGVLVHQWW from the coding sequence ATGGAGCCTGGTTCACCCAAGCCCGGGTTCCTGAAGAACGTTCTGGTGCGTTGTTTCCTGTTCGGCCTTGTGATCGTGCTCTTCCGGTTCGCTTACGTCATCACCGTGACGGGCGAGTCGTGCGAGGTCGGCAATTTCTGTTTTCTCAAGGAGAATGTCAACCTCGTCATCACCAGCACCGGTGTTGGCGCCTCCGCCACCGCCAGCGGCGCGGTTTCGACCAGGGCGAAGAGGCTGAGCGACTTCTACACCAGCAAGGAGTGGATCAAGGCCGTTCATTTTTACTCGGGCGTATTCCAAGATCTGATCTCGCAGGGCTTCCTCTCGCGCAAGTCGAGGGCGCTCTGCGTCGAGACGCCGACGGGGCAGGAGGTCCACGCCTTGAAGGAGACCGGCGTGAAGAACGCCGTCGGGATTTTCAAGAAGGCCTCGAGGCCTCTGGTGGTTCCCGGCGAGGCGCACCGGATGCCGTTCGCCGATGAGTCTTTCGACTTCGTCTTCTCCGGCTACGGCCGCCTCGAGAAGTCGCCGAAGGCGGCGCAGTTCGCGGCGGAGATCGTGAGGACGCTCAAGCCCGAAGGGTTTGCGGTGGTCCATATTGGAGCCAAAGATACGTATAGCTTCCATTCTTTCATTGATTTATTCAATTGCTGTAAGTTAGTTACTTCACGCGATATCGACGGCTTTAATTCGTCGATGCCGCATATACGTGAGATGGTGTTGAAAAAGGAGTGCGATGCTTCCACTCCGGTGTCAAATGCCGGTAACAAGTGCTCGGTGCCGGAGCATAAGCTCGAGCTGGTGAGGAAGGCTGAGCCGATCATCCAAATCGAGCCGTTGAAGCCGTGGATTACTCTGAAGAAGAACATACAGAATGTGAAGTACTTGCCGTCGATTGTGGATATTAGCTTTAAGAGGAGGTATGCTTATGTTGATGTGGGAGCTAGGAGCTACGGTTCGAGTATAGGGAGCTGGTTCAAGAAGCAGTATCCTAAGCAGAACAAGACCTTCGAGGTTTTCGCGATCGAGGCGGATAAGACATTTCATGAGCAGTATAAGGTGAAGAAGGGGGTGACTTTGCTGCCGTATGCGGCGTGGGTGAGGAATGAGACATTGTCGTTTGAGATTAATGGAGACCCTGGGGAGGAGGTGAAGGAGAAGGGTAGGGGAATGGGGAGGATTCAGCCGGTGCAGTCGGAGAAGGAGGCCGGGTTTGATGGGCAGGAGGTGGATAGGATTCAGGGGTTTGATTTTGCGGATTGGGTGAAGAATACTTTTACAGAGAAGGATTTTGTGGTGATGAAGATGGATGTGGAAGGGacagagtttgatttgattccGAGGCTGTTTGAGACCGGGGCGATTTGTTTGATTGATGAGCTCTTCCTTGAATGCCATTACAATCGGTGGCAGAGGACACGGCCTGGTGAGAGAAGTGCAAAGTATGAAAAAACTTATGGCCAGTGCTTGGACTTGTTTACTTCACTAAGGCAAAGTGGGGTTCTTGTTCATCAGTGGTGGTGA
- the LOC126799679 gene encoding probable protein phosphatase 2C 65 — MGGCCTKDALYYGNNIDDGRYCKDDTEFEGDDDMNNVKYGDDGARIRMQGSSRYISMYTQQGKKGINQDAMTVWEDFAEKDMYFCGVFDGHGPDGHKIARYVRDHLPSKLSQVVKIYQLNTDLFDNASISSSFFNLEGNTTPIGKGSQDLSLSSWEASFVKSFKDMDEELSFDSTIDSFCSGSTAVTVVKQGDHLVIANLGDSRAVLGTRGENNQIVPVQLTVDLKPNTPSEAERIKKCNGRIFAVDEEPEVYRLWMPDEYCPGLAMARAFGDFCLKDYGLISIPEVCYKTITSDDEFVVLATDGVWDALSNANVVKIVASAKRRSNAAKLVAKRAVRAWKRKYPESKIDDCAVICLFLKDQPSLSHSMSHANRGKVNEPALVSYYSTKSNAPTEGGGTELSVVNSKISEDTKEGWNDLDGSSRVNSILNVPHYDGVLS, encoded by the exons ATGGGAGGTTGCTGCACCAAAGATGCCTTGTATTATGGGAATAACATAGATGATGGGCGTTATTGTAAGGATGATACTGAATTCGAGGGTGATGATGATATGAACAATGTAAAGTATGGGGACGATGGAGCCCGGATTAGAATGCAAGGCTCTTCTAGGTACATTTCTATGTACACTCAACAAGGGAAAAAAGGGATCAATCAAGATGCTATGACAGTTTGGGAG GATTTTGCTGAGAAGGACATGTACTTCTGTGGTGTGTTTGATGGCCATGGCCCTGATGGTCACAAGATAGCACGATATGTACGAGACCATTTACCTTCAAAGCTCTCTCAGGTTGTCAAAATCTACCAGCTGAACACCGATCTTTTTGACAATGCTAGTATATCTTCAAGTTTCTTCAATCTAGAAGGTAACACAACACCCATCGGCAAAGGCAGTCAAGATTTATCTCTTTCTTCATGGGAAGCCAGTTTTGTAAAATCATTCAAGGATATGGATGAAGAGCTTAGCTTCGATTCAACCATCGATAGCTTCTGCAGTGGTTCAACAGCTGTAACTGTAGTTAAACAG GGTGATCACTTGGTTATTGCAAATTTGGGGGATTCTCGTGCAGTTCTTGGCACTAGGGGAGAGAACAATCAAATCGTTCCTGTCCAACTCACAGTAGATTTAAAACCAAACACTCCAA GTGAAGCAGAAAGAATTAAAAAGTGCAATGGCAGAATTTTTGCAGTCGATGAAGAACCGGAAGTGTACAGATTATGGATGCCAGATGAATACTGCCCTGGTCTAGCAATGGCACGGGCGTTTGGAGATTTCTGCCTCAAAGATTATGGCCTCATCTCCATTCCTGAAGTTTGCTACAAAACCATCACAAGCGATGATGAATTTGTCGTCTTGGCAACTGATGGG GTTTGGGATGCGTTATCAAATGCTAATGTGGTAAAGATAGTTGCTTCTGCAAAGAGGCGATCCAACGCAGCGAAATTGGTAGCGAAACGAGCTGTGAGAGcatggaaaagaaaatatccaGAATCTAAAATTGATGATTGTGCAGTTATATGCTTGTTCCTGAAAGATCAACCTTCTTTAAGTCACTCAATGTCTCATGCAAACCGGGGAAAAGTAAATGAACCGGCGCTTGTTTCTTATTACAGCACTAAGTCGAATGCTCCAACCGAGGGAGGAGGCACTGAACTGTCTGTTGTAAATAGCAAGATCTCAGAAGACACAAAAGAAGGGTGGAATGATCTTGATGGTTCTTCAAGAGTGAATTCCATTTTGAATGTTCCTCACTATGATGGCGTTTTGAGTTAG
- the LOC126796723 gene encoding uncharacterized protein LOC126796723, whose product SSNLSTKNLLKQKLAAVMFGCTHRTINECLSKLLFGLPAGHFVYVRNVAPGLPVFLFNYSDRKLYGIFEATTHGQMNIDPYGWTADRSERTIFLYFWVCVRQQCRPLLENQYKPILDKNYFQAHHFWFELDHDQTQKLLSLLAPLTISRGKPTAQNIVMRETDRRGLPSCSTIQKTELPKPSTSEAENSTPVPNWDTDFPALPSQSTIQKAETLKPPTSGAENLTTATTMNWEAESPALPSCKTMQKKAVLCHAPSSATSVPQNREELETDAPALPSSSTIEEPVCDYQLTSEVEHLSSSSQNGDSKYATVQNTVKWEVDFPDFPSLSAIHEPECSSLKLDSVPLFGTYSSFQPLSDVKKPEQEEFQLIYTKLKKLTLQRNLHNEFQNTPLARDVADSWAESPYSQSDQKSGESSCYNYARSPGSMFYPWIIAELLQEVKELQAFRTAQTEKMSNLENQLVQARLEIQQLKDFIIDVA is encoded by the exons TCCTCTAATTTGTCTACTAAAAATTTGCTGAAGCAAAAGCTAGCTGCAGTCATGTTTGGGTGCACGCACAGAACAATCAATGAATGTCTATCTAAACTACTCTTTG GTTTACCGGCTGGGCACTTTGTATATGTGAGGAATGTTGCACCTGGCTTACCAGTATTTCTGTTCAACTATAGTGACAGGAAGCTATATGGTATCTTTGAGGCTACTACTCATGGCCAAATGAATATAGACCCATATGGATGGACCGCTGATAGGTCAGAGAGGACCATTTTCCTGTAT TTTTGGGTGTGTGTTCGGCAGCAGTGCCGACCCCTGCTTGAAAATCAGTATAAACCAATACTTGATAAGAACTACTTCCAAGCACatcatttctggtttgagcTTGACCATGATCAAACACAAAAGCTGCTGTCTCTGCTAGCACCATTGACAATTTCTCGAGGTAAACCAACAGCACAGAATATAGTGATGAGAGAAACTGATCGTCGAGGTCTTCCATCATGTAGTACAATACAGAAAACTGAATTGCCTAAGCCATCCACTTCAGAGGCTGAGAATTCTACTCCTGTACCCAATTGGGACACTGATTTTCCTGCTCTTCCAAGTCAGAGTACGATACAGAAAGCTGAAACTCTTAAACCACCCACTTCAGGAGCTGAGAATCTGACCACTGCAACTACAATGAACTGGGAAGCAGAATCTCCTGCTCTTCCATCATGTAAGACAATGCAGAAGAAAGCTGTATTGTGTCATGCACCCTCTTCTGCAACTTCTGTACCACAGAATAGAGAGGAGCTCGAAACTGATGCTCCAGCTCTTCCCTCAAGTAGCACAATTGAGGAACCTGTTTGTGATTACCAACTTACTTCAGAGGTTGAGCATTTGAGCAGTTCAAGTCAGAATGGGGATTCAAAATATGCTACAGTTCAGAATACAGTGAAGTGGGAAGTTGATTTTCCAGATTTTCCCTCACTTAGTGCAATTCATGAGCCTGAATG TTCAAGTCTGAAATTGGATTCTGTACCTTTGTTTGGAACCTACAGTTCATTCCAACCTCTATCAGATGTAAAGAAGCCTGAACAGGAGGAGTTTCAACTCATATACACAAAACTGAAGAAGTTAACTCTCCAACGAAATCTCCACAATGAATTTCAAAACACACCTTTGGCCAGAGATGTGGCAGATAGTTGGGCAGAGAGTCCATACTCCCAGTCTGACCAGAAGAGTGGAGAGAGTTCTTGCTACAATTATGCACGGAGTCCTGGCTCCATGTTTTATCCGTGGATAATTGCTGAG TTGCTTCAAGAGGTGAAAGAGCTGCAGGCCTTTAGGACTGCACAGACTGAGAAGATGAGCAATTTGGAGAATCAGCTG GTGCAGGCACGCCTTGAGATTCAACAGTTAAAAGACTTCATTATCGATGTAGCTTGA
- the LOC126798262 gene encoding patellin-6 — MDSSSSPMPLQQTPLASPKPSTKKSFVSSLMDIATLKTPSFTEDTYFVSTLKSSEKKALQDLKDKLITSDSSDAAMWDVKLLAGDDKADVILLKFLRARDFRVADAFNMIVKCLEWRKEFGADGVAEEDLGFKELEGVVAYMHGFDRCGHPVCYNAYGVFKDKVMYERIFGDEEKLKKFLRWRVQVLEKGINVLHFKPGGINSIIQVTDLKDMPKRELRVASNQILSLFQDNYPEMVARKIFINVPWYFSVLYSMFSPFLTQRTKSKFVISKEGNVAETLYKFIRPEDVPVQYGGLSRPNDLQNGPPKPASEFTVKGGEKVNIQIEGIEAGATITWDIVVGGWDLEYSAEFLPTSQGSYIVAVEKPRKVAPSEEAIRNSFTPKEAGKMVFSVDNSASRRKKVAAYRYIVRKSAPV; from the exons ATGGACTCATCATCTTCCCCAATGCCTCTGCAGCAAACCCCACTCGCCTCCCCAAAGCCTTCCACCAAGAAAAGCTTCGTCTCTTCTCTAATGGACATCGCCACTCTCAAAACCCCGTCCTTCACAGAAGACACCTACTTCGTCTCCACCCTCAAGTCCTCCGAGAAGAAGGCCCTCCAGGACCTCAAGGACAAGCTCATTACCTCCGACTCCTCCGACGCCGCCATGTGGGACGTCAAGCTCCTCGCCGGTGACGACAAGGCCGACGTCATCCTCCTCAAGTTCCTCAGGGCCAGGGACTTCCGCGTCGCCGACGCTTTCAACATGATTGTCAAGTGTTTGGAGTGGAGGAAGGAGTTCGGGGCCGACGGGGTTGCGGAGGAGGATTTGGGGTTCAAGGAGCTCGAAGGTGTTGTTGCTTACATGCATGGCTTTGATAGATGTGGACATCCGGTGTGTTATAATGCTTATGGTGTTTTTAAGGATAAAGTTATGTATGAGAGGATTTTTGGGGATGAAGAGAAGCTTAAGAAGTTCTTAAGGTGGAGGGTTCAGGTTCTTGAGAAGGGTATTAACGTCTTGCATTTTAAGCCTGGTGGGATTAACTCTATTATCCAGGTGACTGATCTTAAGGACATGCCCAAAAGAGAGCTTAGGGTTGCTTCCAATCAGATCCTCTCGCTGTTTCAGGACAACTACCCTGAAATGGTGGCCAGAAAG ATTTTTATCAATGTACCGTGGTACTTCAGTGTTCTGTACTCGATGTTCAGTCCGTTTCTGACCCAAAGAACTAAGAGCAAGTTTGTGATATCCAAGGAAGGAAATGTTGCAGAGACACTCTACAA ATTTATTAGGCCTGAGGATGTTCCAGTTCAGTATGGTGGACTGAGTCGACCCAATGATTTGCAAAATGGTCCTCCCAAACCGGCTTCCGAGTTCACTGTCAAAGGAGGAGAGAAAGTTAACATTCAGATCGAGGGGATTGAG GCTGGTGCAACAATTACATGGGACATAGTTGTTGGAGGGTGGGACTTGGAGTACAGTGCTGAGTTTCTGCCAACTTCACAAGGAAGCTACATTGTTGCCGTGGAGAAGCCGAGAAAAGTGGCACCCTCTGAAGAAGCGATCCGTAACTCCTTCACTCCAAAAGAAGCTGGAAAAATGGTGTTCTCAGTGGACAACTCTGCCTCCCGGAGAAAAAAGGTTGCCGCATATCGCTACATTGTCCGGAAATCCGCCCCTGTCTAA